One part of the Dyadobacter sp. 676 genome encodes these proteins:
- a CDS encoding M28 family metallopeptidase, with the protein MRHLFKRTFIPILLSGLAAMPSLAQQQPPLLGFGAEAAKKELDLEAAFDKQLQANNLRDWMKRMTAFPHQLGSPYGLNNALFLRDKLASWGFDARLDTVHVLFPTPKVRVLELTEPTKFKASLTEKPLKEDATSAQTKDVLPPYHAFSANGDVTAELVFVNYGVPDDYEELARLGVDVKGKIVIAKYGGSWRGIKPKVAYEHGAIGCIIYSDPKEDGYFQGDVYPKGAFKNESGVQRGSVVDLPLAPGDPLTNGFVADATHKRLSVEEAPAMMKIPVLPISYGDALPLLKALGGQVAPATWRGALPITYHVGPGPAKVHLKLEFNFDIVPCYNVIATLKGSEFPDQWVIRGNHHDAWVFGAADPVSGAVAELEEARALGELVKTGWKPKRTIVYCWWDGEEPGLLGSTEWVEKYQSILQEKAVVYLNSDGNGRGYLSAGGSHTLEKFINQVGRDVTDPEKGTSVIDRLRSRTILNGSPTAKQEARTRADLRIGALGSGSDYTPFIQHLGIASLNVGYGGEDAGGDYHSIFDSYDHYTRFKDGDFAYGVALAKTLGRSVLRFANAEVLPFDFTNFANTVQLYTSEVKKELEAARAKAEEHNKSLTEGRYEAASDPKDSFVKPAPLSVAPYLNFAPLDNALVALENSAKAFAVASSKFSALPADKLKELNEILYKTERKLIHADGLPRRPWYRHQIYAPGFYTGYGVKTLPMIREAIEQKNWKEAEEGILRVSGVLEGFVGEVERACGVGR; encoded by the coding sequence ATGCGACACCTTTTCAAAAGAACATTTATTCCAATACTACTTTCCGGCCTGGCAGCGATGCCTTCGCTGGCGCAGCAACAACCGCCACTCCTTGGCTTCGGCGCGGAGGCGGCAAAGAAAGAGCTGGACCTCGAAGCCGCATTCGATAAACAATTACAAGCCAATAACCTGCGCGACTGGATGAAGCGCATGACCGCCTTTCCGCACCAGTTGGGTTCGCCCTATGGCCTTAACAATGCGCTTTTCCTGCGCGACAAGCTCGCTTCGTGGGGTTTCGACGCGCGGCTCGATACGGTGCATGTGCTTTTTCCGACGCCCAAAGTGCGGGTACTGGAACTGACCGAGCCCACCAAGTTCAAGGCATCATTAACCGAAAAACCATTGAAGGAGGACGCCACATCCGCGCAAACAAAAGATGTGCTGCCGCCTTACCACGCATTTTCGGCCAACGGGGATGTGACGGCCGAGCTGGTTTTTGTGAATTACGGCGTGCCGGACGATTATGAGGAACTGGCGAGGCTGGGTGTGGATGTGAAAGGGAAAATTGTGATCGCGAAATATGGCGGTTCGTGGCGGGGTATCAAGCCGAAAGTCGCGTACGAGCATGGCGCGATCGGTTGCATTATCTACTCCGATCCGAAGGAAGACGGCTATTTCCAGGGCGACGTATATCCGAAAGGGGCATTTAAAAACGAGTCGGGCGTGCAGCGCGGGTCGGTGGTGGACTTACCGCTGGCACCGGGCGATCCGCTGACGAATGGCTTCGTGGCCGATGCGACGCACAAGCGGCTGTCGGTGGAGGAGGCCCCGGCGATGATGAAGATCCCGGTGCTGCCGATTTCGTACGGCGATGCATTGCCGCTGCTCAAAGCATTGGGCGGGCAGGTAGCGCCTGCGACGTGGCGGGGCGCATTGCCGATCACTTACCACGTCGGCCCCGGCCCGGCGAAGGTACATTTAAAGCTCGAATTCAATTTCGATATCGTGCCTTGCTACAATGTGATCGCGACGCTGAAAGGCAGCGAGTTCCCCGACCAATGGGTGATCCGCGGCAATCACCACGACGCCTGGGTGTTCGGTGCGGCCGACCCAGTGAGCGGCGCCGTGGCCGAACTGGAAGAAGCGCGGGCATTGGGCGAGCTCGTGAAAACCGGCTGGAAACCGAAGCGCACCATCGTCTACTGCTGGTGGGACGGGGAGGAGCCCGGCCTGCTCGGCTCGACCGAATGGGTGGAGAAATACCAGTCCATTTTGCAGGAAAAGGCCGTTGTGTACCTCAATTCCGACGGAAACGGTCGGGGGTACCTGAGTGCGGGCGGGTCGCATACGCTCGAAAAGTTCATCAACCAGGTTGGCCGCGACGTGACCGACCCCGAAAAAGGCACAAGCGTGATCGACCGCCTGCGCTCGCGCACGATCCTGAATGGCTCGCCGACCGCCAAACAAGAAGCGCGCACCCGCGCCGACCTGCGCATTGGCGCCCTCGGTTCCGGTTCTGACTATACGCCGTTCATCCAGCACCTGGGCATCGCTTCCCTCAACGTCGGCTACGGCGGCGAAGATGCCGGCGGCGACTACCACTCCATTTTCGATTCCTACGACCATTACACCCGCTTCAAAGACGGCGACTTTGCCTACGGCGTAGCCCTCGCCAAAACCCTAGGCCGCTCCGTCCTCCGTTTCGCCAACGCCGAGGTACTGCCCTTCGATTTCACCAACTTCGCCAACACCGTGCAGCTCTACACCTCGGAAGTAAAAAAGGAACTCGAAGCTGCCCGTGCCAAAGCTGAGGAGCACAACAAATCCCTCACCGAAGGCCGCTACGAAGCCGCCTCCGACCCGAAAGATTCGTTTGTAAAGCCGGCTCCATTGTCGGTAGCTCCCTATCTGAATTTTGCACCGCTGGATAATGCATTGGTAGCATTGGAAAACAGCGCCAAAGCATTTGCTGTGGCTTCCTCGAAATTCTCGGCGCTTCCTGCGGACAAGTTGAAGGAGTTGAATGAGATATTATACAAAACCGAAAGGAAGCTGATCCATGCCGATGGTTTGCCTCGTCGGCCGTGGTACCGGCATCAGATCTATGCGCCGGGCTTTTATACTGGGTATGGGGTGAAGACGTTGCCGATGATCCGGGAGGCGATTGAGCAAAAGAATTGGAAGGAGGCTGAGGAAGGGATTTTGCGGGTTAGTGGGGTTTTGGAGGGGTTTGTGGGGGAGGTTGAGCGGGCGTGTGGGGTGGGGAGGTGA
- a CDS encoding T9SS type A sorting domain-containing protein, with translation MSCNNLPELKPEQALILTIYPNPGRERIWIYVKNDARSPFTLQIFDPEGKTIFEQEVPNGDATNGFRIDPNDFGTGAFHAVLRMDGAVYTQKFMVL, from the coding sequence TTGAGCTGCAATAACCTTCCCGAGCTCAAACCCGAACAGGCTCTTATTTTAACCATCTATCCGAACCCCGGCAGGGAGCGCATCTGGATTTATGTAAAAAATGATGCGCGATCTCCATTTACGCTACAAATCTTTGACCCTGAAGGCAAAACCATTTTCGAACAAGAGGTGCCTAACGGAGACGCCACCAATGGTTTCCGCATCGATCCCAACGATTTTGGAACAGGGGCATTTCACGCGGTTCTTCGCATGGACGGTGCCGTTTACACTCAGAAATTCATGGTGCTATGA
- a CDS encoding protein phosphatase 2C domain-containing protein yields the protein MTVTNNFKRYIKYSSPGINKTENQDNYLILETEAFALFAVFDGVGSAQNSKVGTEIAKTFISQHFSKFIRETKVSLNALMFECNNYLIEQNIPEIYTTYCTALLHKDHNDLFFSSLGDSRIYLVSDQYLEQITTDDKSLLAKNVLTKCLGMNDLSLKDFTQGNIDLGVDSILLCTDGFYNLLETDKKKFFETLNKKNLQSIYSGLVSLISNKNVDDSTFIMISQDV from the coding sequence ATGACAGTGACAAATAATTTCAAACGTTACATAAAATATTCAAGCCCAGGCATTAACAAGACGGAGAATCAAGACAACTACTTGATACTTGAAACCGAAGCATTTGCACTGTTCGCTGTTTTCGATGGCGTTGGAAGTGCCCAAAATAGCAAAGTCGGAACCGAAATAGCCAAAACCTTCATTTCGCAACATTTCAGTAAGTTTATTAGAGAAACTAAGGTATCATTGAATGCTTTAATGTTTGAGTGCAACAATTACTTAATTGAGCAGAACATTCCAGAGATTTACACCACATACTGTACTGCACTTTTGCACAAAGACCACAACGATTTGTTCTTTTCGTCGCTGGGAGATTCAAGAATATATCTTGTTTCCGATCAATATCTCGAACAAATTACTACCGACGACAAAAGTCTTCTTGCCAAAAATGTACTTACCAAATGCTTAGGCATGAACGATCTTTCTTTGAAAGACTTTACCCAAGGCAACATCGATTTGGGTGTTGATTCCATTCTTCTTTGTACTGACGGGTTTTACAATTTACTTGAAACTGACAAAAAAAAGTTTTTTGAAACTCTCAATAAAAAAAATCTCCAAAGCATATATAGCGGACTTGTCTCATTGATTTCAAACAAAAATGTTGATGACTCTACATTTATAATGATTTCACAAGATGTTTAA
- a CDS encoding DUF1304 domain-containing protein, protein MQTLSTILVALVALEHLYILYIEMFAWETKGKETFKGSLAPELFKPTKTLAANQGLYNGFLAAGLIWSLLIEDHHWRLYVGVFFLTCVIVAGIYGAVTASKKIFFVQALPAIVALVALHL, encoded by the coding sequence ATGCAAACACTCTCCACCATCCTTGTCGCCCTCGTCGCGCTGGAACACCTTTACATTCTCTACATCGAAATGTTCGCTTGGGAAACCAAAGGCAAGGAAACCTTCAAGGGCTCGCTCGCACCCGAGCTTTTCAAACCGACCAAAACGCTGGCTGCCAACCAGGGCCTTTACAACGGCTTCCTGGCCGCGGGGCTTATCTGGTCACTGCTGATCGAGGACCATCATTGGAGGTTGTATGTCGGGGTGTTCTTTCTGACCTGTGTGATCGTGGCGGGGATTTATGGGGCTGTTACGGCTAGTAAGAAGATCTTTTTCGTGCAGGCGTTGCCGGCTATTGTGGCTTTGGTGGCGTTGCATTTGTAA
- a CDS encoding protein kinase, whose translation MGVLYLFDALTPIWEEKFVHRDIKPENIIIRPDGRPAVIDFGIAREIGGTTLTSTGLQPMSWRFASPEQFRAERDLISYKTDFFSIGILAYYLFHGAHPFGGTRSEIERRFKSGNDKLSCDPKFTLSNFCGDALRFNVSDRPRFIQDLYAKIA comes from the coding sequence CTGGGAGTATTATATTTATTTGATGCACTTACACCAATATGGGAGGAAAAATTTGTTCATCGAGATATCAAGCCCGAAAATATTATAATACGTCCGGATGGACGGCCAGCTGTGATTGATTTTGGGATAGCGAGGGAAATTGGTGGCACTACTTTAACTAGCACTGGTTTACAGCCAATGAGTTGGCGCTTTGCTAGCCCAGAACAATTTAGAGCAGAAAGGGATTTGATTTCGTATAAAACAGACTTTTTTAGTATTGGAATTTTAGCTTATTACTTGTTTCATGGCGCTCATCCATTTGGGGGTACACGATCTGAAATAGAGAGACGATTCAAAAGCGGCAATGACAAGCTAAGTTGTGATCCTAAGTTTACTCTTAGCAATTTTTGTGGTGACGCGCTACGATTTAATGTATCAGATCGGCCGAGATTTATTCAAGACTTGTACGCTAAAATTGCTTGA
- a CDS encoding ThuA domain-containing protein — protein sequence MLKKLLALSLLVGSAVTAHAQQFKALLFTKTAGFHHVSIHEGVTGIRNLAARHNFSVDWQENADVFNDKSLANYAVVIFLNTTGDILNDAQQAALEKYIKSGKGWVGIHAAADTEYDWPWYGKLVGAYFKTHPAQQTAFLDVKDSNFPGLERFPKRMLWTDEWYEYKKPLNADDLKVLITLDEKTYDPKTSQGSGMGDHPIAWYHNYDGGRAFYTGLGHIGLVYSDQSFLDHLYGGIYWAATGKGVK from the coding sequence ATGCTCAAAAAATTACTGGCCCTGTCTCTTCTTGTAGGAAGCGCGGTTACAGCACATGCGCAGCAGTTCAAGGCATTGCTTTTTACCAAAACCGCTGGTTTTCACCATGTTTCTATTCACGAAGGTGTAACCGGGATCAGAAACCTGGCTGCGAGGCATAATTTCTCGGTCGATTGGCAGGAGAATGCCGATGTTTTCAATGACAAAAGTCTGGCCAACTACGCCGTCGTAATCTTCCTGAACACGACCGGGGATATCCTCAACGACGCGCAGCAGGCGGCGCTTGAAAAGTACATCAAAAGCGGAAAAGGCTGGGTAGGTATTCACGCAGCGGCAGACACGGAATACGACTGGCCGTGGTATGGCAAGCTGGTAGGGGCCTATTTCAAAACCCACCCGGCGCAGCAAACGGCTTTTCTGGATGTAAAAGACAGCAATTTCCCAGGCCTCGAACGTTTCCCGAAACGGATGCTCTGGACCGACGAGTGGTACGAATACAAAAAGCCCCTCAATGCCGACGACCTGAAAGTACTCATCACGCTCGACGAAAAGACATACGATCCTAAAACCAGCCAGGGCAGCGGCATGGGCGACCACCCGATTGCCTGGTACCACAATTACGATGGCGGCCGCGCATTCTACACCGGCTTGGGGCATATCGGTCTCGTTTATTCCGATCAATCGTTTTTGGATCACCTGTATGGCGGCATTTACTGGGCTGCGACCGGAAAGGGAGTGAAGTGA
- a CDS encoding helix-turn-helix domain-containing protein, translating to MNKQTTSGQIRTLRKNKGLSQEALAEMAGINLRTLQRIEAGDTIPRGETLRLLAQALGVDVEMFSADAFAVPVAIPPAPVVEDPGVLKLLNLSALSLWVMPLGNVLLPLAFWIYKRNTVAGVAEFGKRVLQFQIAWTVLTYGIAFTAMFSAFFGHLGMPQFALYSTSTLVVINTIVIIWTHFQIGRGKDRVLGLV from the coding sequence ATGAACAAACAAACCACATCCGGACAAATACGCACATTGCGGAAAAATAAAGGCCTTTCACAGGAAGCGCTGGCCGAAATGGCGGGCATTAACCTGCGCACTTTGCAGCGCATCGAAGCCGGCGACACCATTCCGCGCGGCGAGACGCTGCGCCTCCTGGCGCAGGCACTTGGCGTCGATGTCGAAATGTTCTCTGCTGATGCATTTGCCGTTCCCGTCGCCATCCCGCCGGCACCAGTTGTTGAGGATCCGGGGGTTTTGAAACTGCTGAATCTTTCGGCGTTGTCGCTTTGGGTAATGCCGCTTGGTAACGTGCTCCTGCCGCTTGCTTTTTGGATCTACAAACGAAACACCGTCGCCGGCGTCGCGGAATTCGGGAAGCGGGTTCTTCAATTCCAGATTGCATGGACAGTACTTACTTACGGAATCGCATTTACCGCCATGTTCTCGGCATTTTTCGGCCACCTTGGCATGCCGCAGTTTGCCTTGTACTCCACGAGTACGTTGGTGGTAATTAATACCATTGTAATCATCTGGACGCACTTCCAGATAGGGCGTGGCAAAGACCGGGTTTTAGGTTTGGTCTGA
- a CDS encoding DUF1059 domain-containing protein, with translation MKTLHCRDAGFDCEGVIKAATDEEVLAQAAVHARDVHDVQVTPELAAQLRTLIKEEN, from the coding sequence ATGAAAACACTACATTGCCGCGACGCGGGATTCGATTGCGAAGGTGTGATCAAAGCCGCCACCGACGAAGAAGTTCTTGCGCAAGCAGCTGTACATGCGCGTGACGTACACGACGTACAAGTAACACCCGAACTGGCCGCTCAACTGCGGACGCTCATCAAAGAGGAAAATTAA
- a CDS encoding monodechloroaminopyrrolnitrin synthase PrnB family protein, with the protein MTPSDCAAAKINLQIDENEFIASLDPLNADDLLPIIPQFNKNHNVNGLIELANQIMPSEADVRSWDYYEANAAVRDVGFLLGSLKRHRVEPCSVIPNLEMIMKMLSEKTFLPPRDTLLHYTVWNPCGTRRRTYTGTLDEQCLIESVAMAMSPLVKAIYLLVELHRIPIQSAAFKAVCDRINIHFQKVIEGIVFARRHVSLSYFSKELRFYFDPVMIGDREYLGPGAVEMPMFVFDHLLWSSNCMDEEYDTFKKTYVPYIHWEMREIYHRLENKPNLIDKGIDTIITRGIASDPVVCESMKGLYSIMQQLKSFRMPHKTVAEEAYSHVIAGKNKPVCPLKSDFHELRDNGSGGYSPGILSHILKLSNQKMERLNEYVRPNLKPGLCHALSGSASR; encoded by the coding sequence ATGACACCATCTGACTGTGCTGCGGCGAAAATTAATTTGCAAATCGATGAAAATGAATTTATTGCCAGCCTCGATCCGCTGAATGCAGATGATCTTCTTCCTATTATTCCTCAATTCAATAAAAATCATAATGTTAATGGATTGATTGAATTGGCTAACCAAATCATGCCTTCCGAAGCCGATGTGCGGAGTTGGGATTACTACGAGGCAAATGCCGCCGTGCGCGACGTCGGCTTCCTGCTGGGTTCGCTTAAAAGACACCGTGTCGAACCGTGTTCTGTTATTCCAAATCTGGAAATGATCATGAAAATGCTTTCAGAAAAGACATTTCTGCCGCCGCGCGATACCTTGTTGCATTACACGGTTTGGAACCCGTGCGGAACGAGAAGGCGGACCTACACAGGCACGCTTGACGAGCAATGTTTGATAGAGAGTGTCGCAATGGCGATGAGCCCGTTGGTGAAAGCCATTTATTTATTAGTCGAGTTGCACCGCATTCCCATTCAATCGGCTGCCTTCAAGGCTGTTTGCGACCGGATCAATATTCATTTTCAAAAAGTGATTGAAGGAATTGTGTTCGCGCGCCGCCATGTATCGCTGTCTTATTTTTCAAAAGAACTCCGTTTCTATTTCGATCCGGTTATGATTGGTGACCGCGAATATCTGGGACCGGGTGCCGTCGAGATGCCGATGTTTGTATTTGATCATTTGCTTTGGAGCAGCAATTGCATGGATGAAGAATACGATACATTCAAGAAAACCTACGTGCCATATATTCATTGGGAGATGCGGGAGATTTATCATCGACTTGAAAATAAGCCCAATTTGATCGATAAAGGTATCGATACCATTATAACCCGGGGAATTGCTTCCGATCCTGTTGTCTGCGAGTCAATGAAGGGACTTTATTCCATTATGCAGCAACTGAAAAGTTTCAGAATGCCGCATAAAACGGTTGCGGAGGAAGCTTACAGCCATGTTATTGCAGGGAAAAACAAGCCGGTTTGTCCTTTGAAATCAGATTTTCATGAATTGAGAGATAATGGAAGCGGTGGATATTCTCCGGGTATTCTTTCCCATATTTTGAAATTATCTAACCAGAAAATGGAGAGGCTGAACGAATATGTCAGACCAAACCTAAAACCCGGTCTTTGCCACGCCCTATCTGGAAGTGCGTCCAGATGA
- a CDS encoding transposase, which translates to MKKERRKFSASFKAKVAIEAIKEVQTVQELASKYEIHPTQIAAWKREFLEKAELVFSKEAPTTGNESENTKEKELYSKIGELQVQVDFLKKVLGK; encoded by the coding sequence ATGAAAAAGGAACGTAGAAAATTCAGTGCGAGCTTCAAAGCCAAAGTGGCTATTGAAGCGATTAAAGAGGTTCAGACCGTGCAGGAATTGGCCTCCAAGTACGAGATTCATCCAACACAGATAGCTGCCTGGAAGCGAGAGTTTCTGGAAAAGGCTGAATTAGTTTTCAGTAAAGAGGCACCCACCACTGGTAATGAATCCGAAAACACAAAAGAGAAGGAATTGTATTCTAAAATCGGTGAACTTCAAGTCCAAGTCGATTTTTTAAAAAAGGTCTTGGGGAAATGA
- a CDS encoding IS3 family transposase: protein MSVMEKRGLVSPEYPELSVSAQCKLIGLQRSSYYFKPRGQSLLNQRLMKAIDRQFLECPFYGVERMRDYLIGLGYPVGVKRVRRLYRLMNLRTIYPKRNLSKSKPTDYKYPYLLKGLKIERPNQVWQADISYIPMFRGFMYMFAIIDVYSRRIVGWSISNTMSMEWCRETLLDTIRTQGKPEIFNTDQGSQFTSQGFIKPLLEKGIQISMDGKGRALDNVFIERFWRSLKQEYIYLNPPNGGMDLYRGVKAYVEFYNRRRKHTGTGYIPDELFFQINAKAS, encoded by the coding sequence ATGAGTGTTATGGAGAAACGCGGACTTGTTTCCCCTGAGTACCCTGAGCTAAGCGTCTCGGCACAGTGCAAATTGATTGGTTTACAGCGTAGTAGCTATTACTTTAAGCCGAGAGGTCAGTCTCTGTTAAACCAGCGATTGATGAAGGCCATTGATCGCCAGTTTCTAGAGTGCCCGTTTTATGGCGTAGAACGCATGCGTGATTACCTGATCGGACTGGGATATCCTGTTGGTGTGAAGCGGGTGAGAAGACTTTATAGACTTATGAATTTGCGCACAATTTATCCCAAGCGCAATCTAAGCAAATCCAAACCAACAGATTACAAATATCCATATTTGCTGAAGGGGTTGAAGATTGAGCGCCCCAATCAGGTCTGGCAAGCCGATATATCTTATATTCCAATGTTCAGAGGATTTATGTACATGTTCGCCATTATTGACGTTTACAGCCGTCGAATTGTGGGATGGAGTATCTCCAATACAATGAGTATGGAATGGTGCCGGGAAACGCTTTTGGATACGATCCGTACACAGGGAAAGCCCGAAATATTCAATACCGACCAGGGTAGCCAATTCACAAGTCAGGGTTTTATTAAGCCGCTCTTAGAGAAAGGGATACAAATTTCTATGGACGGAAAAGGACGGGCCCTAGACAATGTTTTCATCGAAAGATTTTGGAGGTCGCTCAAACAAGAGTACATATACTTAAATCCTCCAAATGGCGGGATGGATTTGTATCGGGGAGTAAAAGCATATGTGGAATTTTACAACCGTCGACGCAAACACACAGGAACCGGGTACATTCCCGATGAATTGTTTTTCCAGATCAATGCAAAAGCATCCTAA
- a CDS encoding helix-turn-helix transcriptional regulator, protein MLVEKDKSGKELAQHLGKTETTVSRWCRNEIQPTLETLYEISVWLKVDIRELLVSTSGGSTLA, encoded by the coding sequence GTGCTGGTCGAAAAGGACAAGTCCGGCAAAGAGCTGGCCCAGCATTTGGGCAAGACCGAAACTACCGTCTCGCGCTGGTGCCGGAATGAGATACAGCCTACTTTGGAGACGCTTTATGAGATTTCGGTTTGGTTGAAGGTGGATATTCGGGAGCTGCTGGTGAGTACTAGCGGAGGCAGTACCTTAGCGTAG
- a CDS encoding Crp/Fnr family transcriptional regulator produces the protein MKYEEILANLPGMFAEPALRQEMAQNGRLMRVRKGDVIVREGQYLDFLPIVLSGEIRVFQQKEDREILLYYVRAGQTCMMSLSAAYFSNTSGSYGVATGPSEIFVFPSRLVKEWQLKYPSWNAFLIQTFRSRYDELLGSFESVAFDPVEKRIMTYLVNRSRQEGSGKIAISHQQLAHELGTTRVVVSRILKSFEQQGKVILLRGCIQLK, from the coding sequence ATGAAGTATGAGGAGATATTGGCGAACCTTCCCGGGATGTTTGCCGAGCCGGCGCTGCGGCAGGAGATGGCTCAAAATGGCAGATTAATGCGGGTACGCAAAGGAGATGTGATTGTCCGCGAGGGGCAATATCTGGATTTTCTACCGATTGTTCTCAGCGGGGAAATCAGGGTTTTTCAGCAAAAAGAAGATCGCGAAATCCTGCTATACTATGTTCGTGCCGGGCAGACCTGCATGATGTCACTTTCTGCCGCATATTTCAGCAACACCAGTGGTTCGTATGGGGTGGCAACCGGGCCGTCGGAAATTTTTGTTTTTCCATCGCGTCTGGTAAAAGAATGGCAGCTTAAATATCCCTCATGGAACGCATTTCTGATCCAGACGTTCCGGAGCCGGTATGATGAGCTGCTCGGCTCATTTGAGAGCGTGGCGTTCGACCCGGTCGAGAAGAGGATCATGACGTATTTGGTTAACCGGTCGCGGCAGGAGGGCTCCGGCAAGATTGCCATCTCCCACCAGCAACTTGCCCATGAACTGGGAACAACGCGCGTCGTTGTTTCGAGGATATTGAAGAGTTTTGAGCAACAAGGCAAAGTCATACTGCTCAGGGGATGTATTCAGCTGAAATAA
- a CDS encoding MBL fold metallo-hydrolase, protein MPTSKGPLKIQPLNHATLALTWNGKTIYADPYQAPKTFVGIAKPDLIVITDIHGDHFDPASLGALDLTNTVIVAPQAVADKMSDALKAKTTVLANGATTEKLGISITAIPMYNLPETADSRHTKGRGNGYVLKMGGKSVFLSGDTSGIPEIKALKNIDVAFVCMNLPYTMDINEAAATVLAFKPKVVYPYHYRGQNGFSDTEAFKKLVNEKDGKIEVRVRDWYTVK, encoded by the coding sequence ATCCCGACCTCCAAAGGTCCGCTCAAAATCCAGCCGCTCAACCACGCCACGCTGGCCCTCACCTGGAACGGCAAAACCATCTACGCCGACCCCTACCAGGCCCCCAAAACCTTCGTCGGCATCGCCAAACCCGACCTCATCGTGATCACCGACATCCACGGCGACCACTTCGACCCGGCCTCCCTCGGCGCCCTCGACCTGACGAACACCGTCATCGTGGCCCCGCAGGCCGTCGCCGATAAAATGTCCGACGCATTGAAAGCCAAAACCACCGTCCTCGCCAACGGCGCCACCACCGAAAAGCTCGGTATCAGCATCACCGCCATCCCGATGTACAACCTCCCCGAAACCGCCGACTCCCGCCACACCAAAGGGCGCGGCAATGGCTATGTGCTCAAAATGGGCGGCAAATCCGTTTTCCTCAGCGGGGATACCTCCGGTATTCCGGAGATTAAGGCATTAAAAAACATCGATGTAGCATTTGTGTGCATGAATTTGCCTTATACGATGGATATTAACGAGGCCGCCGCGACCGTGCTGGCATTCAAACCGAAGGTGGTTTATCCTTATCACTACCGCGGGCAGAATGGGTTTAGCGATACGGAGGCGTTTAAGAAGCTGGTGAATGAGAAGGATGGGAAGATTGAGGTAAGGGTTAGGGATTGGTATACGGTGAAATAG
- the bla gene encoding subclass B1 metallo-beta-lactamase translates to MKKHILAYLFSLLCALTHAQTPDKSIKTDDIVIQKISDHAYTHLTYLQTESFGKVPCNGLIVFDAGEAVIFDTPVDDATSEKVIRWVEDSLKCKVKAVIATHFHEDCVGGLKAFHEHGIPSYATNKTIALDKERKFPVPQKGFDGKLDLKVGKKAVVAAFYGEGHTRDNIIGYFPSEKIMFGGCLIKEVDATKGNLADANVEAWPATVTKIKEKYPDAKVVIPGHGKIGDTALLDYTIKLFSQK, encoded by the coding sequence ATGAAAAAACACATTCTCGCCTACCTGTTCTCGCTCCTGTGCGCCCTCACACACGCGCAAACGCCCGATAAAAGCATTAAAACCGACGACATCGTCATTCAGAAAATCAGTGACCATGCGTATACCCACCTGACCTACCTTCAAACGGAGAGCTTCGGCAAAGTTCCCTGCAACGGCCTAATCGTATTCGATGCGGGCGAGGCGGTGATTTTCGATACGCCGGTGGATGACGCGACTTCAGAAAAGGTGATCCGCTGGGTGGAGGATAGCCTGAAATGCAAGGTCAAGGCCGTCATCGCAACGCACTTTCATGAGGATTGTGTCGGCGGTTTAAAAGCGTTTCACGAGCACGGAATACCGTCCTACGCCACTAACAAGACGATCGCTCTCGATAAAGAGCGCAAATTCCCCGTGCCCCAGAAAGGTTTCGACGGCAAACTGGACCTGAAAGTGGGCAAAAAAGCCGTCGTGGCGGCATTTTACGGTGAAGGACATACGCGCGACAATATCATCGGCTATTTCCCCTCGGAGAAGATAATGTTCGGCGGCTGCCTGATCAAAGAGGTCGATGCAACAAAAGGCAACCTGGCCGACGCGAATGTGGAGGCCTGGCCAGCGACTGTCACCAAGATCAAAGAGAAATATCCGGACGCGAAAGTGGTAATCCCCGGCCACGGTAAAATCGGCGACACCGCATTGCTCGATTACACCATCAAACTATTCTCTCAAAAATAA